tcgaaaaaaaaaaagaaaagaaaagaaaagaaaNNNNNNNNNNNNNtctctctctctctctctctctctctctctctctctctctctctctctctctctctctcccttgtaaTTCTTATGTAAGATTGCATAggaaattttgatttattttcaggCTCATCAGGCCTAATGCAAGGTTTAATATTAGAGAAGGTTTTTTAGATGTGAgatactgaggattgaacctaaggGTTCATCTGTGCTAACAAGTGATCTAACAATTTCTTATAGCCCCAGTttaattcttttcaattttttcagTGTGTATTCTTTCAAATGAAATGGGAGCCCTCTACTGTTCTGCACCACCAGCTGCTCTGTTTTGCTAATCAAGGAATGAAAATTGAGAATATGCTTTGGCTTTAGCACACGGAAAAAGAGCAGGTGCCAGAACTCAGATATTGAAATAGACTAGGGGGTCTGTTTACTGGTCTATCATTCTCTAGTGGCAGATCATCAAGGACAAATATGTCAGCTGTGGCCTGCTAACCGCCAATAGTTCCCTTTCCACCTGTTTGTGGGATATTCCTGGTTATGTGTGGGTTTACAGCGCCACAGGTATCATAAAGCAGGGCAAGTCCCCACTGATGGTTAAAGATTTTTACTAGAGCAACTGTTGGGTTTTCTGCAAAATGATAATCACCCATAAATTAAGTAGCAGTATCTTTTAAGAAAGTACAAGATATGATCTAAACATGGAAGGATTCTGGGAATCCTAAAGTTGTGATGCAGTTTTCGTGTTTCAGATTTCTATGATCTCTCATATTTGTCACCAGAGGCCACTTTGCCTTAAGTCCTTGCAGTCTCTTATTTTTAGAAATCGTTTatttggagctgaagagatggctcaggggttaagaaaaaaaaacctggctgcttttgcagaggacccaggtttggtttacAGCACCTTCGCTGAAGGCTAACAACCTCCATTTATTGTTCCAAAGAAAcatgatgccctgttctggccttcatgggcaatgcacaacacatatatgcaagcaaaatattcatgacaaaaattttaaagatgtatttttactttttctgtatgtgtatgggtatgtgacTGTggccagggaagccagaagaaggtattagagccctggaactagagttacaggcagttatgacaTGCCCAATGTGAGTGCTAAGAATAAAACTCCCTCTTCAAAAGTAATATGTGTTCTCAACTGTTGGGCTGTTTTTCCGACTCCTGCAGTACCACAtgtgaacctttttttttttttaaatttattttacttgaaataATATGCTGCCAAGAGTCCACAAATGTGAGTATTACTTCTGCTTTATTGGTATTGCTGAATACTTAGCTCTTAGTGTACAGCTGTGTTTTTGTTAAGTGTTATGTGAAGGTGGATGGCAAGTGAAGATACAAGTTAATATTGTTAAGCTCCATTACAGGGCTGGGATTATTTGAAATTTCCTTTTACTTGAATATTCAGTACGAAAAACCTTTGCCTCCAGACTAAAAAGCCTGAACCCCACTGAAAATGCAGTGACATTGTATCCCTGCTTCTCTTCACTCttcttctgcccctccctcccttctttccttccttccttttctccccttctatctcctgtattatctctgtttctgtttttctgtctttgtctgtctgtctgtccctccctcccttccccgtttcttacacacacacacacacacacacacacacacacacacacacacacacacacacacacagagagagagagagagagagagagagagagagagagagagagagagagactcaaagtaaaaatttcacaaaaattaagaaaaaacccTCTGCATTTCTTAGCATAAATTTATGGAATCACTGAAAAGTCATGAATTTTAGGGTATTATATCCTTAAGACCCAGACTTGCCCTTGAAGTTCAATTTTATTTccctcatgtgtgtatgtttatttacttatagCCTGCCTTCTTTCAAAACGCCAAGCTTTAACTTGTTCAAAACTTCAGGTGGTGTTCCAGCTGACGAAGGCTGCATTCCTCACATCTACAACAAGAAGTTGCTGCAAAAAAACAGAAGCATCAACTtttccacatcacacacacacacacacacacacacacacacacacacacacacacactattaagaGTGGTGATTCAGACATTACCTGTGAAATTCTTTTTAGCAAACTCATTGGCAGAGCCATTAGACGAACAGCTTACCCATGGCTTACAGTGAAATGCAGTCCAGAGAAcaagaaatataaacagaaagtTTGCTCTGATTCTGTTTACCTACATCAACCCCTTGTGGGGTCTATTTGGTGGGATTCTTCATCATCATGTAAGTATGACATCTATGTGAATATGTTTAATTAGAAGCATTAAGCATGTCTATAACTAATCTCAGCAAACATGTATGTAAGcttgaatagaaagaaaaaactgtAGCCAAATTACCAGCAGATATGaacatagtttttgtttttgccttaaaTTGTTGTACCCAGTGTACCTAACTCTTACTATGTATTATTGTTTGTTAGCAGatgttttgtatgcatgtacTTATGCCCATATCCTCTGTTTGTGTTCTTCCTATTAGATTTTGAATTGATGGAGGGTAGGCTGCTACATCTGTATTAAATATTGCTATCTTTGGTGCGATAATAGACAATGAAAATGTATAGCTAATCCTACCACTGCTGGTAGTAGTTTCCATTTTCAACTCCACCAGTCCGACTTCATAAAAGATTAATTTAGCCTTtactaataataatgataataaataagcACTTTGTATTGAGCACCCATAATTAAGCTTGACAGTGTAAACAGAGCCCATTCATCAACTCCAATTCATGTGATTAGATTTCAGGTTGCTTTAAGAAAAAggcatttacatttctcttttaaaatcgtCAATGAAACATGACTGCTATAAAAATGATCATATTTAATGTGATGAGTTTGAGCAAGTGCACACACATCAACAGAGCTCTGACAACTCTCACTGTGGCAAGCACATTCAGATTGCATTTGATAGGAATCAGAGCACAGTCCCACCTCTGTGTGGTTGGGTGTTGTTGGGTTTCACATCCTTCTGAGACAATGTGACATGGCACTTGCATGTACTCCCTCATGCAAAGGTCTTTGAAGTGGTACTTCCTGACTCAGATAAGGAGATATAACCATCTACAGATTTCTAAACAGAACTTTCTAGACTCAGTTTCCTGCTCTAGCCATCTTTAAGAATTATTCATGAAAGAGGCCCCTTTCTCGTCAATGGATAAAATATGATGACTAGACTAACATTAGCCCTGCTGTCTATTGATGATGTGGGAGAATCTTAGAGTTCagtcattttctctattttcttttcttttctcttattttctcaaGAGGATTTGAGTAAGGCTTGTTTAAAAGTGAGCAAGTAGTAAATAGAAAAGGGCAAGCACGGGATAGTATATTAGACCTGAGCTGAACATGGTCATTTGTGATACAAATCCTTTTGAACAAAATGACAAGGAAAAGATATATTCTTGAGAATTTATTtgccttcattatttatttttcctctttcagtATTTTATATTGTGCCCAGTGCCTTTCTCTTTATTCCACTTGTAAACACCTTGAAACCCATATTTTTAGTACGTCTGTGACAGTCACCTAAcatactttttttcttccttccacattttaaaattgagatatAATACAATTATactatttctcccttcttttctctccctccaaatccttccaTATGCCCCTTATCATTCACTTTCAAATCTGTAGCCTTTCTTCATTAATTGCTATTGCTTGCATACATCCATATTTCTAAACATTACCTTCTCAGTCCggataatgttacttgtatgcatgtttccaggactgaccatttggtgttGGATAGCCAATTGGTGTGCTCCTCCTTGGGCAACACTATTTTTtctcactctcagcattccttagttgccagTAGTTCTTTGTAAATCACCCCAAGGTTACTTTAATAATGAAGGACTTAAAAGATTGATTTTaaaggtggagaaagaagaaacacaccaAGATTGCCATTTTGAAAATCTCTGAGTATTGACATTCTAACCTGCACTCCACATTAATGAAAACTATCCAAATGCAAGTTCCTGTTGAATCAGAAACCAGGatgaaaagaacaaaagtttGCTGGCCAAATGTGCAAGTACCATGCCTATGTTAGAAGCCCCCTTGTTTCTTGGTTGTACATGAGTTTAGCTGAGTTTCTTAGCCTATGAGAGAGTGTCTTGGCTTTTTTATCAATAAAATTAAGATCACTTTTATAAGACAGtgcaaaacatgaaaagaaaccaCCTGCCATTCTTTCATCCCTGGAACACATGCCATGTTGCTTTGACATATGAGTCTAAATATTACTGAGTTTGCTTTGCTAGTTTCTGTAGGGTAGCTTTTCACCTATGTCCATCAGGCATAGTCGCTCACAGTTCCCTTGTTTGCTAGAGATGGTACTTGCAGGACTCCAAATTGCTAAGTGGCTGCTGATATCTGTTTAACACagtgttaaaaacaaataaaagcataatcctttggtgttctgttcaggaaaatttcccctgtgcctatgtgttcgAGGAGCTTCCCCAATtcatcttctattagattcagtgtatctgttttttgttttctttatttttcagaaatctttttaaaattttttatgagatattttctttatttacatttcaaatgttatccgctttcctagtttcccctcccccaaaccccctattccatccccactccccttgctcaccaacccacccacacccacttccctgtcctggcattcccctacactggaacatagagtcttcataggatcaagggcctctcctcccattgatgaccaacaaggccatcctctgctacatatgtggctggagtcatgggtccctctttggttgttggtttagtccctgggagctccgagGGTACTGGTTgcttcatattgttattcctcctatggggcttcaaaccccttcagctccttcagtcctttctctagctcctctattggggaccccatgctcagtccaatggttggctgtgaggatATATAtggtacacactcactgataagtggatattagcccaaaagcttggaatactcaagatacaattcacagaccatgtgaagcttaagaagaaggaagaccaaagtgtggatgcttcagtccttagaagggggaacaaaattttCATGGGCGAAAagtgcagagacaaagtgtggagcagagacttaaggaaaggacatccagagagtgccccacctgggtatccatcccatatacagacaccaaaccagacactattgtggatgccaagttaagtgcttgctgacaggagctgatatagctgtctcctgagaggctctgccagagcctgacaaatagaggtggatgctcataataattttcttaattatttattgaaGAGAGAggatccagcccattgtggttaCTTCCATCCCTGGCttggttgtcctgggttctataagaaatcaggctgagaaaatgatgaggagcaagccagtaatcagcatcccttcatggcctctgcatcagttcctgcttccctgtttgagtcctgtcctgacttcctttgatgaacagTGATTTGAAAACCTAGTCCATACAAAATCATTTTCCCCCCAGTTGCTTTGATCATGCTGTTTCATCCCAGCAGTGATAACCCTAACTAGAACATGTTGTCAATATAATttgtaataatgtaataatttccTTCTGAGGAGATTCACTATGCCACTGTTGTTTTAATTCCTGCCTCACTCAAAAAGCTCTTTGTTAATGCCAATATCTTAGATATGAATGATAGAAGATATTTCATAGAAGAGATTTCAGATGAATTGAGAGAATGTTCTAGGCATAATTCTTTTGAATCAAAAGATGCTGATATGAAGAATTACTTGGTAGCTATAGAAGAAACAGTTGTTAACTTTAATTAGTACTTCTCTGTAAAGGAGGAGAGGACATTTAGgtatcatgttttctttcattctcttaatttcacttaaaaattatAAGTGTAATATTTTCCTCTCATCGCTAGTGCATTAATCAAGAAGAATCCCATTTTTCCCCTTCTAGACGTGTACCctaagatttttcctttgattctgATATATGAATATATCTGTGCAGGGAAAGTTCTAATTCCTTGATTAATGATCAGAAAGAAAGACCAGACATTAATAAAGACATCAGTTTAAATGTAGAATGCTTTGAAATGGACAAaagacttgctttgttttgttttagaaagattTCTCTAAAGGCTGgcctcacaaagatctgcctcctgagttctgggattaaaggtgtgggccaccccACCTGGTACTGggaaaaaaggttttttttctttctgtatttgccatTAATTGCCACCAAAAGTAAGATGGCTTTTAAATAACTGTGTGACATCATGTGAAACTCAGTTTAACCATGGGACAGATATTAACATTATTAAATTCCTTGCGCAAAACTATAGTTTCAAGTGCTTTTCGTTATTTTGCATGCACTCTTATATCATTTTTTATTCTCTACTTTACTCTAGGAATCCTGCCCAACTTCACATTCTAAAAAGTCGAGATCATATGAAAGACCTCCGCAGGTACCTGATGTTCAAATACATCCAGTATCTAGTCCTACCTTCTCcaaacatcatcatcattctGCTGGGATCTCTTGCCAGTCTCTATGTCATGCTGATATTGACATTTCCTTCCATTTCCAGAAAATCCACTGCAGTGTTTATTGGTAACATAGCTCAGGCAGACATCTTAGTTGTCTGCAGCTTGTTTTCTACTATCTCAGCATGCGTGATAAGGAGCGAGCCATTGTCAGCTTCTTTTCAATTAGCCTTGAGGCAGAACTTCCAAATTGCAAATATACATGCTAGTTCCCTTTTACTCAGCTGTGTTACCCTTGAGGCTTTTATGATTACTTTTCTTCCAGTAGAGACACGCCACATAAGGAATGTTAGATGTGCCAGAGTCGCTTCTAAAACCATCTGGGCTGTTGTAATTACCGAGTGTTTCCTTTACCAGCTCGAATTCGTCAAAGGCCTTAACATCTCCTATCTTGGCATTCATAGGCAAATTGAACTATTGATGAATTTCTTTTATGAGGCAACAGTGCTGCTGAAATTACTTATTTATCCCATTGGAGTTCTTCTAAGAATCTTCAAcgtttatcttttttataaaatgtatttccgAGACCATTATAGTTAGTTTCTCAGGCCTGTGAGATATAGTG
This window of the Mus pahari chromosome X, PAHARI_EIJ_v1.1, whole genome shotgun sequence genome carries:
- the LOC110313283 gene encoding lysophosphatidic acid receptor 4-like, whose product is MKDLRRYLMFKYIQYLVLPSPNIIIILLGSLASLYVMLILTFPSISRKSTAVFIGNIAQADILVVCSLFSTISACVIRSEPLSASFQLALRQNFQIANIHASSLLLSCVTLEAFMITFLPVETRHIRNVRCARVASKTIWAVVITECFLYQLEFVKGLNISYLGIHRQIELLMNFFYEATVLLKLLIYPIGVLLRIFNVYLFYKMYFRDHYS